The genome window TTTTCCCAATCGCGGCGCGCGGACGCTGGCGTTACTGGAACGTCTTGATCAGATGACGATCGATGCCGGAGGAAGGGTCAATCCTTACAAGGATCAGCGCATGGGTGCTGCAGTCTTCAAGGCAGGTTTTCCGGCATGGAGGAAACTGGAACAGGATCGCGATCCGGCATTCACTTCCAATTTTTGGGCGCGAACGGCGCTGTCGGAAAAGGAATAGGACGAATGCGCAGGATGCTTCAAATTTTAACAATGTGCTTGGTGTCTTCTCAACGCCAGGTTGTTATTCGGTCAATGGACTAAAGGGATCGTTCTGACATGACAAAATATATTCCGTTCATCCTGTTTACGGTCATGACCAATGCGGCAGCGCAAGTCATGCTCAAATACGGCATGATCACACTGGGGCCGGTCAGTTTCAGTGCGGACACCATTATTCAGCGGATATTCCAGATTGTTTTCAATCCCTGGGTTTTTGCCGGATTATTCATGTTTGTGATCTCAATGGCGTCGCACCTCTTCGTGCTTTCCAAGGTCGATTTGTCCTTTGCCTACCCCTTCCTCAGCCTGGCCTATGTTGCGGTCGCGCTGTTTGCCTGGCTGGTCTTCAAGGAGGAGCTGGGTGCCTACAAGATCGCCGGAATTGCCTTCATCATGGTCGGGACGATCCTGATCGCCCAGAGTGGTCGCCATGAAACGACCGAGCCGGGTGAACAAACGCCGCCGGCATCCACGACATCGTCATGAGTGAGTTGAACCAATGAGACAGATTATTTTTGGTGGTGATGGTTTTGTGGGGCGGCATCTCGCGCCAAAGCTGATCGCCGATGGGCAAGAGGTTATCGTTGCCGATATCGTCAAAAGCGATTTGGCGCACTACGACCACGTGACATTCATGAAATGCGATGTCACCGATCCCAAGTCTGTTGCTGCTGTCGGTATCAAGGCTGATGACATGGTGTACAACCTGTCAGCCAAGATGCTTTCACCCCTGCAAGTGCGGGCGAAGCGGCATGATTTCTTCTTTCCGGTCAATTACTTCGGTACTGAAAACATCATCAGTGCGATGGACAGGGCCGGTGCCAGGAAGCTGGTCCATTACACGACCGACATGATTTACGGCCACACCTATGTCTGGCCGCAAACCGAAGAGCACCCTGCGGCACCGCTCGGTGAGTATGGCATGTCGAAGTTGAAGACCGAGGAACTGGCCGCTGAGTGGCGTAAGCGCGGGATGGACATTTCACTGTTTCGTCCCCGATTGATCATCGGGCCCGGTCGCCTTGGCATTCTGGAAAAGCTGTTCAAACTGGTCGATTACAACCTGCCTGTGCCAATGATCGGCTCGGGCAAAAATCCTTATCAGTTCATTTCCGTCTTCGATTGTGCCGAGGCGGCACGGGCTGCCTGGAAAGCAGGCGTGCCGAATGAGGCATACAACCTGGGTTCGCTTAACCCGCCGCCTGTTCGTAAACTACTCGGCGATCTCGTGAAGTTTGCTGGATCAAAATCGATCCTGCTGCCGACACCGGCATGGGCGGTGAAGCGGACACTAGACTTCTTCGATTGGGCGAACATGCCGATCATGGATCCGGAGCAGTATCTGATTGCGGACGAGATGTGCGTGCTGGATGTGTCGAAAGCGGAACGTCAGCTTGGCTGGGTACCGCAACATCGCGACGAGGACATGCTCATCGCGGCCTACAAGGAATATCGCAACAAGAAAGACGGCAACACCGTACAGCAACCATCGTCCATAGCGGCGGAATAAACGGGGAATGGCGATGAACAAAGTGACAACGGCAATGCAGCACCAGACTGTGCAGGGACTGATCAGCAAGCCGGACCTGCTTACGGTCGAAGACGCCAAGGTAATGTCGCTGCCGCGCATGACCGAGATTTTCACCAAGCACCTCAATCCCGGCCAGCTGCATTTCATGAAGCTGCTCGGCTTTCACAAGGTGAAGATCGAGCGCGCCGAGGGGATGTACTATTACGACCAGAACGGCCGCGCCATTCTTGATTTCTTCGGCGGGTTCGGATCGCTCGCCTTTGGCCACAATCATCCGCGAATCGTCGAGGCGCGCAAGAAATTCCAGGACGAGAAGCGTCAGGAAATTGCCATCGCCTTCATGTCGCAATATGCGAGTGCACTTGCGTACAATCTCGCAGCCTGTTCACCGGGCGACCTCGATATGGTGTTCCTGGGCTCATCCGGCTCGGAAGCGATGGAAGCTGCGATCAAGGTTGCAGAACGGGCCGCGGGACCGAAGAAGCCGAAGATCGTTTATGCGGAGAATTCCTTTCACGGCAAGACCAAGGGTGTGTTGTCGATCACCGACGGGCAGCTCTATCGCGGTGATTTCAAGCTCGTCGACAATACGGTTCGTGTTCCTTTCGGCGACATTGACGCTATTGAAAATGCCTTCCGCTCCGATCCTGAAATCGGTGTGATCGTGCTGGAAACCATTCAGGGCGGCGGTGGCATTATCCAGGCACCGAATGAATACTGGCAGAAGTTGCGAGCGCT of Phyllobacterium zundukense contains these proteins:
- a CDS encoding EamA family transporter, which translates into the protein MTKYIPFILFTVMTNAAAQVMLKYGMITLGPVSFSADTIIQRIFQIVFNPWVFAGLFMFVISMASHLFVLSKVDLSFAYPFLSLAYVAVALFAWLVFKEELGAYKIAGIAFIMVGTILIAQSGRHETTEPGEQTPPASTTSS
- a CDS encoding NAD-dependent epimerase/dehydratase family protein — its product is MRQIIFGGDGFVGRHLAPKLIADGQEVIVADIVKSDLAHYDHVTFMKCDVTDPKSVAAVGIKADDMVYNLSAKMLSPLQVRAKRHDFFFPVNYFGTENIISAMDRAGARKLVHYTTDMIYGHTYVWPQTEEHPAAPLGEYGMSKLKTEELAAEWRKRGMDISLFRPRLIIGPGRLGILEKLFKLVDYNLPVPMIGSGKNPYQFISVFDCAEAARAAWKAGVPNEAYNLGSLNPPPVRKLLGDLVKFAGSKSILLPTPAWAVKRTLDFFDWANMPIMDPEQYLIADEMCVLDVSKAERQLGWVPQHRDEDMLIAAYKEYRNKKDGNTVQQPSSIAAE
- a CDS encoding aspartate aminotransferase family protein; the protein is MNKVTTAMQHQTVQGLISKPDLLTVEDAKVMSLPRMTEIFTKHLNPGQLHFMKLLGFHKVKIERAEGMYYYDQNGRAILDFFGGFGSLAFGHNHPRIVEARKKFQDEKRQEIAIAFMSQYASALAYNLAACSPGDLDMVFLGSSGSEAMEAAIKVAERAAGPKKPKIVYAENSFHGKTKGVLSITDGQLYRGDFKLVDNTVRVPFGDIDAIENAFRSDPEIGVIVLETIQGGGGIIQAPNEYWQKLRALCDQYGVLWVADEVQCGFGRSGRFYAFEHAGVVPDVTALAKSLGGGKAAVGAMIARREVYMKAYGTPKTAMIHAMATFGGIGEACATSIEAINVLYDDHLIDNAAATGDYLLQRLEELKARYPAMIKDVRGKGLMVGLEFHDFSKTVPVVLRPVLAVLDDKLKGSLPGFIGSHLLRDHGVLVAFTEYNRNVVRLEPPLICGREHVDEFIKALDEVLSRGIVRIVKDFVKAQVK